DNA sequence from the Catenulispora sp. GP43 genome:
CTCGAGCTGGTCTCCAAGCCGGTGCCGCAGCCGGGGCCCGGGGAGCTGCTGGTGCGGGTCATCGCGTGCGGGGTGTGCCGCACCGATCTGCATGTCAGTGAAGGCGATCTGCCGGTGCGGCGCGAGCGCGTCACGCCGGGCCACGAGGTGGTCGCCGCGGTCGCCGCGCTGGGACCCGGCACGAGCGGTTCCGGGTTCGCGATCGGCGACCGGGTCGGGGCGGCCTGGCTGCGCAGCACCTGCGGGCACTGCCGGTTCTGCCTGCGCGGCGCGGAGAACCTGTGCCCGCAGTCCTCCTACACCGGCTGGGACGCCGACGGCGGCTATGCCGAGTACATGACGGTTCCGGCGGCCTTCGCGTACCGGCTCCCAGCGGGTTACACCGACGCCGAGCTGGCGCCGCTGCTGTGCGCGGGCATCATCGGCTACCGCGCACTGCAACGCGCGGCGGTCCCGGACGGCGGCCGACTCGGCATCTACGGCTTCGGCGGCAGTGCGCATCTGGCCGCGCAGGTCGCGTTGGCTCGCGGCGCCACGGTCCACGTCATGACGCGTGGTGAGCGGGCTCAGCGGTTGGCCTTGCAACTGGGGGCGGCTTCCGTGGTCGGGGCCTACGACGAGCCGCCGGAGAAGCTGGACGCGGCGATCCTGTTCGCCCCGGTCGGCGACCTGGTCCCGGTGGCGCTGCGCGCGCTGGACCGGGGCGGCGTGCTGGCGATCGCCGGGATCCATCTGTCCGACGTGCCTTCGCTGGTGTACGAGCGGGACCTGTTCTACGAACGCCAGATCCGCAGCGTCACGGCGAACACCCGCGCTGACGGGGAGGACTTCCTGCGGTTCGCCGCGGAGCACCGTCTTGAGGTGACGACTCACCCGTATCCGCTTCGGGAGGCGCAGCAGGCGTTGCGGGATCTCAAGGCAGGGCTCTTCGACGGAGCCGCGGTGCTCGAACCCTGATA
Encoded proteins:
- a CDS encoding zinc-binding alcohol dehydrogenase family protein codes for the protein MNAWAVRRPGPIEQGPLELVSKPVPQPGPGELLVRVIACGVCRTDLHVSEGDLPVRRERVTPGHEVVAAVAALGPGTSGSGFAIGDRVGAAWLRSTCGHCRFCLRGAENLCPQSSYTGWDADGGYAEYMTVPAAFAYRLPAGYTDAELAPLLCAGIIGYRALQRAAVPDGGRLGIYGFGGSAHLAAQVALARGATVHVMTRGERAQRLALQLGAASVVGAYDEPPEKLDAAILFAPVGDLVPVALRALDRGGVLAIAGIHLSDVPSLVYERDLFYERQIRSVTANTRADGEDFLRFAAEHRLEVTTHPYPLREAQQALRDLKAGLFDGAAVLEP